The following coding sequences are from one Pseudonocardia sp. EC080619-01 window:
- a CDS encoding GntR family transcriptional regulator, translated as MQETAALVARRGAQERVLDGVRRAIIEGLYLPGQPLSEVVLADGYDVSRTPVREALKQLQIEGLVEIRPRVGTFVRAPSRREVVELFELKEMLEGMGARLLAARGPVRELDGLDENIERSDRAVARGDADGYAALVHEFHELLVTGADNTQLVTHYRTLMNQLAYQRLVSASLTRPGRLGESLAEHRHVLELVRGKDGIGAEFAMRDHVRSSERATLTADHRIGGHSSTKES; from the coding sequence ATGCAAGAGACCGCGGCGCTGGTCGCTCGGCGGGGTGCGCAGGAGCGCGTCCTGGACGGGGTGCGGCGCGCCATCATCGAGGGCCTGTACCTGCCCGGGCAGCCACTGTCCGAGGTCGTGCTGGCCGACGGGTACGACGTGTCCCGGACCCCGGTCCGGGAGGCGCTCAAGCAGCTGCAGATCGAGGGGCTGGTCGAGATCCGGCCCCGGGTGGGGACGTTCGTCCGCGCCCCGAGCCGCCGCGAGGTGGTCGAGCTGTTCGAGCTGAAGGAGATGCTCGAGGGCATGGGGGCCCGGCTGCTCGCCGCCCGCGGCCCGGTCCGGGAGCTCGACGGTCTCGACGAGAACATCGAGCGCTCCGACCGCGCGGTGGCCCGTGGCGATGCCGACGGGTACGCCGCACTGGTCCACGAGTTCCACGAGCTGCTCGTGACCGGCGCCGACAACACCCAGCTCGTCACGCACTACCGCACGCTGATGAACCAGCTCGCCTACCAGCGGCTGGTGTCGGCCTCGCTGACCCGGCCCGGCCGCCTCGGGGAGTCCCTCGCCGAGCACCGGCACGTGCTCGAGCTCGTCCGCGGCAAGGACGGCATCGGGGCGGAGTTCGCGATGCGCGACCACGTCCGCTCCAGCGAGCGGGCCACCCTCACCGCCGACCACCGGATCGGCGGCCACTCATCGACGAAGGAGTCCTGA
- a CDS encoding LLM class flavin-dependent oxidoreductase has product MRFSIFHNVGAPGRLDDVAGVLDEIRDVATYADTAGYHSIWYTEHHFGHEGYELVPNPVLMGTDIAARTSRIRIGQAANIVTFWNPMRLAEDIAMLDQLSRGRAEVAVGRGLYGREAMNLNPSADPRDQEQNRALFEETVEVLRKAWSGDFFSHQGDFHTYPAPGIGWDHPLSPPSPEFVGADGTLDALKVVPQPFQRPHPPLSQVIDTPRSIQGAARAGMKGIFWMPPISELKGRFELYRDTLSEATGVEQALGTGLSLVRDVYVADTMEQARADFEEALLTSYRWICHWRGLNNLREVGEDITGRDLDYDFLAERNLLVGTPDHVAEKVHELQSELNLQDLLLWTTHPGLEHGKAMRSFELFAEKVMPQFAEGSA; this is encoded by the coding sequence ATGCGTTTCTCCATCTTCCACAACGTCGGCGCCCCCGGCCGGCTCGACGACGTCGCGGGCGTGCTCGACGAGATCCGGGACGTCGCGACCTACGCCGACACCGCCGGCTACCACTCGATCTGGTACACCGAGCACCACTTCGGCCACGAGGGCTACGAGCTCGTCCCGAACCCGGTGCTGATGGGCACCGACATCGCGGCACGCACCTCGCGGATCCGCATCGGCCAGGCCGCCAACATCGTGACCTTCTGGAACCCGATGCGCCTCGCCGAGGACATCGCGATGCTGGACCAGCTCTCGCGGGGCCGGGCCGAGGTCGCCGTCGGGCGCGGGCTCTACGGCCGCGAGGCGATGAACCTCAACCCGTCCGCCGACCCCCGTGACCAGGAGCAGAACCGCGCCCTGTTCGAGGAGACCGTCGAGGTGCTGCGGAAGGCCTGGAGCGGCGACTTCTTCTCCCACCAGGGGGACTTCCACACCTACCCCGCGCCCGGGATCGGCTGGGACCACCCGCTGTCCCCGCCCTCGCCGGAGTTCGTCGGCGCCGACGGCACGCTCGACGCGCTCAAGGTCGTCCCGCAGCCGTTCCAGCGGCCGCACCCGCCGCTCTCCCAGGTCATCGACACCCCGCGATCGATCCAGGGCGCCGCCCGCGCCGGCATGAAGGGCATCTTCTGGATGCCGCCGATCTCCGAGCTGAAGGGCCGGTTCGAGCTCTACCGGGACACCCTGTCCGAGGCCACCGGCGTCGAGCAGGCACTCGGCACCGGCCTGTCGCTGGTCCGCGACGTCTACGTCGCCGACACCATGGAGCAGGCCCGCGCCGACTTCGAGGAGGCGCTGCTGACCTCCTACCGCTGGATCTGCCACTGGCGCGGACTGAACAACCTGCGCGAGGTCGGCGAGGACATCACGGGGCGGGACCTCGACTACGACTTCCTCGCCGAGCGCAACCTGCTGGTGGGCACCCCGGACCACGTCGCGGAGAAGGTGCACGAGCTGCAGTCCGAGCTGAACCTGCAGGACCTGCTGCTGTGGACGACCCACCCCGGTCTCGAGCACGGCAAGGCGATGCGCAGCTTCGAGCTGTTCGCCGAGAAGGTCATGCCCCAGTTCGCCGAGGGCTCCGCGTGA
- a CDS encoding amino acid synthesis family protein, producing MSAIRRIVTVVEESVRELGEPVRTPVRRAAVVAVVANPWRGRGIQDDLSPEVAGLAPEIAHELSDRLLTALGGAAGVEAFGKAAIVGLDGELEHAGALIHTPFFGNVLRHRTEGESIIVFSDQRAAAGTPLTVPLWHKDHAATRSHYQTITVRVPDGPRPGEIAVIAAAADGPRPNARIGDRRSDAALDRHVLDRAPGPSTDHRNHMESVS from the coding sequence GTGAGCGCGATCCGGCGGATCGTCACCGTCGTCGAGGAGAGCGTGCGGGAGCTCGGGGAGCCGGTGCGGACACCGGTCCGGCGGGCCGCGGTCGTCGCCGTCGTCGCGAACCCGTGGCGGGGCCGCGGGATCCAGGACGACCTCTCGCCGGAGGTCGCCGGGCTCGCTCCGGAGATCGCGCACGAGCTGTCGGACCGGCTGCTCACCGCGCTCGGCGGCGCGGCCGGGGTCGAGGCGTTCGGCAAGGCGGCGATCGTGGGCCTGGACGGCGAGCTCGAGCACGCCGGTGCGCTGATCCACACGCCGTTCTTCGGCAACGTGCTCCGGCACCGCACCGAGGGCGAGTCGATCATCGTGTTCTCCGACCAGCGCGCGGCCGCCGGCACCCCGCTCACGGTCCCGTTGTGGCACAAGGACCACGCCGCGACGCGCTCGCACTACCAGACCATCACCGTCCGGGTGCCCGACGGCCCGCGGCCCGGGGAGATCGCCGTCATCGCGGCCGCGGCCGACGGTCCCCGCCCGAACGCCCGCATCGGCGACCGGCGCTCCGACGCCGCGCTCGACCGGCACGTCCTGGACCGGGCGCCGGGCCCGTCCACCGACCACCGCAACCACATGGAGTCCGTCTCATGA
- a CDS encoding amino acid synthesis family protein: MSVTVRSIHTVVDEIHTEGGRPVEPAARVAVVLAVVENPWAGHGFVDDLGPTIDEVAPELGKLLSDRVVAALGAPVEAYGKAAIVGLDGEIEHGSGLIHTLKFGNHFRDAAQATTLLPAVEKRAAAGTVFDIPLKHVTDATIRSHHQTVEARVPDGPRADEIVVGLAAAAQGRPQARLAPLSSEK; encoded by the coding sequence ATGAGCGTCACCGTCCGCAGCATCCACACCGTCGTCGACGAGATCCACACCGAGGGCGGCCGGCCGGTCGAGCCCGCCGCCCGGGTCGCGGTCGTGCTGGCCGTGGTCGAGAACCCGTGGGCCGGCCACGGCTTCGTCGACGACCTCGGCCCGACGATCGACGAGGTCGCCCCCGAACTCGGGAAGCTGCTGTCCGACCGGGTCGTGGCCGCGCTCGGCGCGCCGGTCGAGGCCTACGGCAAGGCCGCGATCGTCGGGCTCGACGGCGAGATCGAGCACGGCTCCGGGCTGATCCACACCCTGAAGTTCGGCAACCACTTCCGCGACGCCGCGCAGGCGACCACGCTGCTACCGGCCGTCGAGAAGCGGGCCGCCGCCGGGACGGTGTTCGACATCCCGCTCAAGCACGTCACCGACGCGACGATCCGCTCGCACCACCAGACCGTCGAGGCGCGCGTCCCGGACGGCCCCCGCGCCGACGAGATCGTCGTCGGTCTCGCCGCCGCCGCGCAGGGCCGCCCGCAGGCCCGCCTCGCACCGCTGTCGAGCGAGAAGTGA
- a CDS encoding alpha/beta fold hydrolase, with protein sequence MSRPADVVLLHGVGLDHTLWDRVAPELSAAGHTVHAPDLLGHGSAPDAPAGTKLADLAAPVAEVVAGAGGPVHLVGFSLGALVATRVALDHPGRVARLTLVSGVAGRSDDERAAVAARLGAAGTDLAATFDAAVRRWFSPEWTAAEPELADRVRRTLAANRPSSYLACYAVFARADAELWPELPRLVPPVTAVTGSEDPGSTPAMSRALAGRVPHGRAVVVDGARHLLPLERPDAVLDLLGDPDPVPTPTDPS encoded by the coding sequence GTGAGCCGCCCGGCCGACGTGGTCCTGCTGCACGGTGTGGGCCTGGACCACACCCTGTGGGACCGCGTCGCGCCGGAGCTGTCGGCCGCCGGACACACCGTGCACGCCCCCGACCTGCTCGGGCACGGCTCCGCACCGGACGCCCCGGCCGGGACGAAGCTGGCGGACCTGGCCGCGCCGGTCGCGGAGGTCGTCGCCGGGGCCGGCGGTCCGGTGCACCTCGTCGGCTTCTCGCTCGGCGCGCTCGTCGCCACCCGGGTCGCGCTCGACCACCCCGGCCGGGTCGCCCGGCTGACGCTGGTCAGTGGGGTCGCAGGCCGCTCGGACGACGAGCGGGCCGCGGTCGCCGCCCGGCTCGGCGCGGCAGGCACCGACCTGGCGGCGACCTTCGACGCGGCGGTGCGGCGCTGGTTCTCCCCGGAGTGGACCGCCGCGGAGCCGGAGCTCGCCGACCGGGTCCGGCGGACCCTCGCGGCGAACCGGCCGTCGTCCTACCTGGCCTGCTACGCGGTGTTCGCCCGGGCGGACGCCGAGCTCTGGCCGGAGCTGCCCCGGCTCGTCCCGCCGGTGACGGCCGTGACCGGGTCCGAGGACCCGGGCTCCACACCGGCGATGTCGCGGGCGCTGGCCGGCCGCGTCCCGCACGGGCGGGCCGTGGTCGTCGACGGCGCCCGCCACCTGCTGCCGCTGGAGCGCCCGGACGCCGTCCTCGACCTGCTCGGCGACCCCGACCCGGTACCCACCCCGACCGACCCCTCGTGA
- a CDS encoding aldehyde dehydrogenase yields the protein MTTTPDAPAAPERRTTPLPRHDHLIGGERVAPADGAYFGSDNPTTGQPWYEAARGTAADVGRAVEAARTTFESPGWRRMSRTRRGALLRRVGELVGEHAEELARTESTDNGKLLREMRAQLAGLPEYFFYYAGLADKIQGETIPASSVDVLNYTLREPVGVVGAITPWNSPLTLTVAKLAPLLACGNTAVVKPSEYTSASMLALAPLFEEAGFPAGAVNVVTGFGGEAGAPLVDHDDVAKLSFTGSTATGSWIAERAGRRLVRAGLELGGKSPQLVFADADVASAANGVIAGIFAAAGQTCIAGSRVLAHRSVYDELVERVVERARTIRIGDPLDEGTELGPLAMAAQLAKVEEYVTAGRAEGGVVAHGGGRPDTGLGGWFHEPTVFTGLGNDTRMCREEIFGPVVAIIPFDDEEALRIANDTDYGLAAGIWTRDLARAHRAAAALDAGTVWVNMYRAMSPLSPRSGFKASGLGVEHGTEVVREYTRLKSVWINTSDEPAGDPFVLRS from the coding sequence ATGACCACGACACCGGACGCCCCCGCCGCGCCGGAGCGGCGGACCACCCCGCTGCCGCGCCACGACCACCTCATCGGCGGCGAGCGGGTCGCGCCGGCCGACGGCGCCTACTTCGGCAGCGACAACCCGACCACCGGGCAGCCCTGGTACGAGGCCGCCCGCGGCACGGCGGCGGACGTCGGCCGCGCGGTCGAGGCGGCCCGCACGACGTTCGAGTCGCCCGGGTGGCGGCGGATGTCCCGGACCCGGCGCGGTGCCCTGCTGCGGCGGGTCGGGGAGCTCGTCGGCGAGCACGCCGAGGAGCTCGCCCGCACCGAGAGCACCGACAACGGCAAGCTGCTGCGCGAGATGAGGGCCCAGCTCGCCGGGCTGCCCGAGTACTTCTTCTACTACGCCGGGCTCGCCGACAAGATCCAGGGCGAGACGATCCCGGCGAGCAGCGTCGACGTCCTCAACTACACGCTGCGCGAGCCGGTGGGCGTGGTCGGCGCGATCACCCCGTGGAACTCGCCGCTCACACTGACCGTCGCCAAGCTGGCGCCGCTGCTGGCCTGCGGCAACACCGCCGTGGTCAAGCCCTCGGAGTACACGAGCGCCTCGATGCTCGCGCTCGCCCCGCTGTTCGAGGAGGCGGGCTTCCCGGCGGGCGCCGTGAACGTCGTGACCGGGTTCGGCGGCGAGGCGGGTGCCCCGCTCGTCGACCACGACGACGTCGCCAAGCTGTCCTTCACCGGGAGCACCGCGACCGGGTCGTGGATCGCCGAGCGCGCCGGACGGCGCCTGGTGCGCGCCGGGCTCGAGCTCGGCGGCAAGTCCCCGCAGCTCGTCTTCGCCGACGCCGACGTCGCGAGCGCGGCCAACGGTGTCATCGCGGGGATCTTCGCCGCGGCCGGGCAGACCTGCATCGCCGGCAGCCGGGTGCTCGCCCACCGGTCGGTCTACGACGAGCTCGTCGAGCGTGTCGTCGAGCGGGCACGCACGATCCGGATCGGCGACCCCCTCGACGAGGGCACCGAGCTCGGGCCGCTCGCGATGGCCGCCCAGCTCGCCAAGGTCGAGGAGTACGTCACCGCGGGACGCGCCGAGGGCGGCGTCGTCGCCCACGGCGGCGGACGCCCGGACACCGGGCTCGGCGGCTGGTTCCACGAGCCCACCGTGTTCACCGGCCTCGGCAACGACACCCGCATGTGCCGCGAGGAGATCTTCGGCCCGGTCGTCGCGATCATCCCGTTCGACGACGAGGAGGCACTGCGGATCGCGAACGACACCGACTACGGCCTCGCCGCCGGCATCTGGACGCGCGACCTCGCCCGCGCCCACCGGGCCGCGGCCGCCCTGGACGCCGGCACGGTCTGGGTGAACATGTACCGCGCGATGTCCCCCCTGTCGCCGCGGTCCGGGTTCAAGGCCTCCGGTCTCGGTGTCGAGCACGGCACCGAGGTCGTCCGCGAGTACACGCGACTGAAGAGCGTGTGGATCAACACCAGCGACGAGCCCGCGGGCGACCCGTTCGTCCTGCGGTCCTAG
- a CDS encoding IS630 family transposase, with protein sequence MARTGRPKAELILSDDERSALEEWIRRGSTPQAWALRCRIILACASGATNKEVAAQTGSAAHTVGRWRARFVAHRIAGLGDLPRPGGPRTVTDAQVAEVITTTLESKPADATHWSTRGMAEHSGLSQSTISRIWRTFGLAPHRAETFKLSTDPYFIEKLHDVVGLYLDPPERALVFCVDEKSQIQALNRSQPVLPMMPGIPQRLTHDYVRAGTTTLFAALEVTTGKVIGSLHRRHRASEFRTFLTRLDREVPAELDVHLVLDNYATHKTPAIKTWLVAHPRFHLHFTPTGSSWLNLVERWFAELTTKKIRRGVHTSVPALEADIRDWIAGWNNNPKPFAWTKTADEILERLTRYLKRIPDSGH encoded by the coding sequence GTGGCACGGACCGGACGACCCAAGGCCGAGCTGATCCTGTCCGACGATGAGCGGTCAGCGTTGGAGGAATGGATTCGCCGCGGGTCGACTCCGCAGGCGTGGGCGCTGCGGTGTCGGATCATCCTGGCGTGCGCTTCGGGCGCGACGAACAAGGAAGTCGCGGCGCAGACGGGGTCGGCTGCGCACACGGTGGGCCGGTGGCGTGCCCGGTTCGTTGCTCACCGGATCGCCGGGCTGGGGGACCTGCCCCGTCCGGGCGGTCCGCGCACGGTCACCGACGCTCAGGTCGCCGAGGTGATCACCACGACGTTGGAGTCCAAACCGGCTGATGCGACGCACTGGTCGACCCGCGGGATGGCCGAGCATTCGGGGTTGTCCCAATCGACGATCTCGCGGATCTGGCGCACCTTCGGGTTGGCCCCGCACCGAGCCGAGACGTTCAAGCTGTCCACCGATCCGTACTTCATCGAGAAACTCCACGACGTCGTCGGTCTCTACCTTGACCCGCCCGAGCGGGCGCTGGTGTTCTGCGTGGACGAGAAATCCCAGATCCAGGCCTTGAACCGGTCCCAACCAGTGCTGCCGATGATGCCCGGCATCCCGCAGCGACTGACCCACGACTACGTGCGGGCAGGAACCACGACGTTGTTCGCCGCGCTCGAGGTCACGACCGGGAAGGTGATCGGGTCGCTGCATCGCCGCCATCGCGCGAGCGAGTTCCGCACGTTCTTGACCAGGCTCGACCGCGAGGTCCCCGCCGAGCTGGACGTGCACCTGGTGCTGGACAACTACGCCACCCACAAGACCCCGGCTATCAAGACCTGGCTGGTGGCTCACCCGAGGTTCCACCTGCATTTCACCCCGACCGGATCGTCGTGGCTCAACCTGGTCGAGCGTTGGTTCGCCGAGCTGACCACCAAGAAGATCCGCCGCGGCGTGCACACCTCGGTCCCCGCCCTCGAAGCCGACATCCGCGACTGGATCGCCGGCTGGAACAACAACCCCAAGCCCTTCGCGTGGACCAAGACCGCGGACGAGATTCTCGAACGACTCACCCGATATCTGAAGCGAATCCCTGACTCAGGACACTAG
- a CDS encoding flavin reductase family protein, whose protein sequence is MSELIPTMADGAVDATGLRRVFGRFPSGVTAVCALDDDGTPVGMAASSFVAVSLDPPLVGLCVQHTSTTWPRLRDRARIGLSVLGDGQDRACRALASKQGDRFAGLDLHPTDDGALLLGGASAWLDCSVERAVPAGDHDLVLLRVHRQCTHPGRGPLVFHESGFHALAQLETAS, encoded by the coding sequence ATGTCCGAGCTGATCCCCACCATGGCCGATGGGGCCGTCGACGCCACCGGGCTGCGGCGCGTCTTCGGGCGGTTCCCCAGCGGCGTCACCGCGGTGTGCGCGCTGGACGACGACGGCACCCCGGTCGGGATGGCCGCGAGCTCGTTCGTGGCCGTCTCGCTCGACCCGCCACTGGTCGGGCTCTGCGTCCAGCACACCTCCACGACCTGGCCGCGGCTGCGCGACCGGGCCCGGATCGGCCTGTCCGTGCTGGGCGACGGGCAGGACCGGGCCTGCCGCGCGCTCGCGTCGAAGCAGGGCGACCGGTTCGCCGGACTCGACCTGCACCCCACCGACGACGGTGCGCTGCTGCTCGGCGGGGCGTCGGCCTGGCTCGACTGCTCGGTCGAGCGCGCCGTGCCCGCCGGTGACCACGACCTGGTGCTCCTCCGGGTGCACCGGCAGTGCACCCACCCCGGCCGGGGCCCGCTGGTCTTCCACGAGAGCGGGTTCCACGCGCTGGCCCAGCTGGAGACGGCGTCGTGA
- the ribB gene encoding 3,4-dihydroxy-2-butanone-4-phosphate synthase, whose amino-acid sequence MTAVLEPAGAPAAARCDGVAGALAALRAGRPVLVVDDAGREGEGDVVLPAALAEPSWVAWTVRHTSGFLRVPMEAARADELDLPPMVRHDTGHHGTAYTVSVDAATGVGTGISARDRARTARVLADPASVARDLTRPGHVLPLRARPGGVLERAGHTEAAVDLCRLAGLPPVGLIAELVTGPGDPGAGRTADRAEIDALAGRHDVPVLDVARLVRHRHRHGVRLRRSSRTTLPTDHGPFDVVGLLDEPTGAEHLALLSPHAATDRPTLAVHVECAAGEVFGGRTCRCRRELDDSLAAVARTGGAVVHLRAPAGGRASGGCGGGDFAGAAGIAAAVAAELRLTAVRLRPGPLHPDDLRAGGIDAVPAAPPHDAPRRPR is encoded by the coding sequence GTGACCGCGGTCCTCGAACCGGCCGGGGCCCCCGCCGCGGCGCGGTGCGACGGGGTCGCCGGCGCGCTCGCCGCCCTCCGGGCCGGGCGGCCCGTCCTCGTCGTCGACGACGCCGGCCGCGAGGGGGAGGGCGACGTCGTCCTCCCCGCCGCGCTCGCCGAGCCGTCGTGGGTGGCCTGGACGGTCCGGCACACCTCCGGTTTCCTGCGCGTGCCGATGGAGGCCGCCCGGGCCGACGAGCTCGACCTGCCCCCGATGGTGCGGCACGACACCGGCCACCACGGCACCGCGTACACGGTCTCGGTGGACGCCGCCACCGGCGTGGGCACCGGGATCAGTGCCCGGGACCGGGCCCGCACCGCCCGGGTGCTGGCCGACCCGGCGAGCGTCGCACGCGACCTGACCCGGCCCGGGCACGTGTTGCCGCTGCGCGCCCGGCCGGGCGGCGTCCTCGAGCGGGCCGGGCACACCGAGGCCGCCGTGGACCTCTGCCGGCTGGCCGGCCTGCCGCCGGTCGGCCTGATCGCCGAGCTCGTGACCGGTCCCGGCGACCCCGGCGCCGGCCGCACCGCGGACCGGGCCGAGATCGACGCGCTCGCCGGCCGGCACGACGTCCCCGTGCTGGACGTCGCGCGCCTCGTCCGGCACCGCCACCGGCACGGCGTGCGGCTCCGCCGCAGCTCGCGGACGACGCTGCCCACCGACCACGGCCCGTTCGACGTCGTCGGCCTCCTCGACGAGCCGACCGGCGCCGAGCACCTCGCGCTGCTGAGCCCGCACGCCGCCACCGACCGTCCCACCCTCGCGGTCCACGTCGAGTGCGCGGCGGGCGAGGTGTTCGGCGGCCGGACCTGCCGGTGCCGCCGTGAGCTGGACGACTCGCTGGCCGCCGTCGCCCGCACCGGCGGCGCGGTGGTCCACCTCCGGGCACCGGCCGGCGGCCGGGCGTCCGGCGGATGCGGGGGAGGGGACTTCGCCGGCGCCGCGGGGATCGCCGCCGCGGTGGCCGCCGAGCTGCGTCTCACCGCGGTCCGGCTGCGCCCCGGCCCGCTGCACCCCGACGACCTGCGCGCCGGAGGGATCGACGCCGTCCCGGCCGCCCCACCCCACGACGCCCCGCGGAGACCACGATGA
- a CDS encoding NAD-dependent succinate-semialdehyde dehydrogenase: protein MTTTLPGHPLLVGGRPVATERELAVADPATDEEIARVADADPAHAVAAADTAAAALPRWSGLPPRRRSEILATAHRLMVGRTTTLAALISRESGKSTADAVAEVGYAAEFFRWFAEEGVRPDGGFGTSPDGRSLTVVTAQPAGVALLITPWNFPAAMVTRKVAPALAAGCTAVLKPAAETPLTALAIRDLLVEAGAPEDVLTVLPTTRAGDVAAALLEHDAVRKLSFTGSTPVGRLLLRRAAERVVNCSMELGGDAPFVVCADADVEAAVAGAMTAKLRNAGQACTAANRFLVHAAVADEFVEAFARAVTGQRVGPASEEGTTIGPLIDHRAVRRVNALVDDAVRAGAVPAHDPAGIPAAGSFVAPLVLRDVAPGSPLAGQEIFGPVAPVTTWTDPAEMVRIANATEYGLAGYVFTRDVRAGTDIARSLQCGMVGLNRGVVSEPSAPFGGMKQSGLSREGAREGIRAFLETQYLAMA, encoded by the coding sequence ATGACCACCACCCTGCCCGGGCACCCGCTGCTCGTCGGCGGCCGGCCGGTCGCGACCGAGCGCGAGCTGGCCGTCGCCGATCCCGCGACCGACGAGGAGATCGCGCGGGTCGCCGACGCCGATCCCGCCCACGCCGTCGCCGCCGCGGACACCGCCGCGGCGGCACTGCCCCGCTGGTCCGGCCTCCCGCCCCGGCGCCGGTCGGAGATCCTCGCCACCGCGCACCGGCTGATGGTCGGACGCACCACGACACTCGCCGCCCTGATCAGCCGCGAGTCCGGCAAGTCCACGGCGGACGCCGTGGCCGAGGTCGGTTACGCGGCGGAGTTCTTCCGCTGGTTCGCCGAGGAGGGCGTGCGCCCCGACGGCGGTTTCGGCACGTCGCCCGACGGCCGTAGCCTCACCGTCGTCACGGCGCAGCCGGCGGGCGTCGCCCTGCTGATCACGCCGTGGAACTTCCCCGCCGCGATGGTCACCCGCAAGGTCGCGCCCGCGCTCGCCGCCGGCTGCACCGCGGTGCTCAAACCGGCCGCGGAGACGCCGCTGACGGCACTGGCGATCCGGGACCTGCTCGTCGAGGCGGGCGCCCCGGAGGACGTGCTGACCGTGCTCCCGACGACCCGCGCCGGGGACGTCGCGGCCGCCCTGCTGGAGCACGACGCCGTCCGGAAGCTGTCCTTCACCGGGTCGACGCCGGTGGGGCGGCTGCTTCTGCGGCGGGCCGCCGAGCGGGTCGTGAACTGCTCGATGGAGCTGGGCGGCGACGCGCCCTTCGTGGTCTGCGCCGACGCCGACGTGGAGGCCGCCGTCGCCGGGGCGATGACCGCCAAGCTCCGCAACGCCGGGCAGGCGTGCACGGCGGCGAACCGCTTCCTCGTGCACGCCGCCGTCGCCGACGAGTTCGTGGAGGCCTTCGCCCGGGCGGTGACCGGGCAGCGGGTCGGGCCCGCCTCCGAGGAGGGCACCACGATCGGCCCGCTCATCGACCACCGGGCGGTGCGCCGGGTGAACGCCCTGGTCGACGACGCGGTCCGGGCCGGCGCCGTCCCGGCACACGATCCCGCCGGGATCCCGGCGGCCGGCTCGTTCGTCGCGCCCCTCGTCCTCCGCGACGTCGCCCCCGGCTCGCCGCTCGCCGGGCAGGAGATCTTCGGCCCCGTCGCCCCCGTGACCACCTGGACCGACCCGGCGGAGATGGTGCGGATCGCCAACGCCACCGAGTACGGGCTGGCCGGTTACGTGTTCACCCGGGACGTGCGAGCCGGGACGGACATCGCGCGCTCGCTGCAGTGCGGGATGGTCGGGCTGAACCGCGGGGTCGTCTCGGAGCCGAGCGCGCCGTTCGGCGGCATGAAGCAGAGCGGCCTGTCCCGCGAGGGGGCACGGGAGGGGATCCGGGCCTTCCTGGAGACGCAGTACCTGGCGATGGCCTGA
- a CDS encoding GntR family transcriptional regulator: protein MGVVTERGGPSTGSGRGAQARVLDGLREAIVSGARQPGQPLSELALATEYDVSRTPVREALKQLQIEGLVEIRPRVGTFVRVPSRRELVELFELKEMLEGMAARLLAARGDTPVLDRLEDNLERSGAAVDAGDAGTYADLVHEFHELVVTGADNTRLTAHYRTLMNQLAYHRLVSASLTRPGRLGASLSEHRRVLDLVREKDGFGAEFAMRDHVRSSERATMSLDDPLRTAPPTDGD, encoded by the coding sequence ATGGGTGTGGTCACGGAGCGCGGCGGGCCCTCGACCGGCAGTGGCCGGGGCGCGCAGGCCCGGGTGCTGGACGGGTTGCGCGAGGCCATCGTCAGCGGGGCCCGGCAGCCGGGGCAGCCGCTCTCCGAGCTCGCGCTCGCCACCGAGTACGACGTCAGCCGCACCCCGGTGCGCGAGGCGCTCAAGCAGCTGCAGATCGAGGGTCTCGTCGAGATCCGGCCGCGGGTCGGGACCTTCGTGCGCGTGCCGAGCCGGCGCGAGCTCGTCGAGCTGTTCGAGCTCAAGGAGATGCTCGAGGGCATGGCGGCACGGCTGCTCGCCGCACGGGGCGACACCCCGGTGCTGGACCGGCTGGAGGACAACCTCGAACGGTCCGGCGCGGCCGTCGACGCCGGTGACGCGGGCACCTACGCCGACCTCGTCCACGAGTTCCACGAGCTCGTCGTCACCGGGGCCGACAACACCCGGCTGACCGCCCACTACCGCACGCTGATGAACCAGCTCGCGTACCACCGGCTGGTGTCGGCATCGCTCACGCGGCCCGGCCGGCTCGGTGCGTCGCTGTCGGAGCACCGGCGGGTCCTGGACCTGGTGCGGGAGAAGGACGGCTTCGGCGCCGAGTTCGCGATGCGCGATCACGTCCGCTCCAGCGAGCGGGCGACCATGTCCCTCGACGACCCGCTGCGGACCGCCCCGCCCACGGACGGGGACTGA
- a CDS encoding YciI family protein has protein sequence MPTFAVIYTYTDDHDRRLATRDSHRSYLAERPELLVAGAWAPDEPAGGLLVFSAPGRDAVQAIVDGDPYTAAGVIADVQIREWAPPLGPVAGALTGSG, from the coding sequence GTGCCGACATTCGCCGTGATCTACACCTACACCGACGACCACGACCGCAGGCTCGCCACCCGCGACTCCCACCGCAGCTACCTGGCCGAGCGGCCCGAGCTGCTCGTCGCCGGTGCATGGGCGCCGGACGAGCCCGCCGGCGGTCTGCTGGTCTTCAGCGCGCCCGGCCGCGACGCCGTGCAGGCCATCGTGGACGGAGACCCCTACACCGCCGCCGGCGTCATCGCCGACGTGCAGATCCGCGAGTGGGCCCCGCCGCTGGGCCCGGTCGCGGGGGCGCTCACCGGCTCGGGCTGA